The genomic DNA TCGGCCTTGGTAAGGATGTCGGCGGCGTAAACACCGGCGGGGCCTGCACCGATAATGGCGACCCTCAAGGGACGCTGGGCGCTCTCCGCGGCTGGGTTAGTCACTGATAGTCCTTCTTCTCTTCGAAAGGTCCGTAGGTGCGCAATTAACACACAGTTATTTATTCTAAATGCCCGCTTCCCCGCCGTCTAAACGGTCCCGCGAACGGACGCGGGAATAGGGTCCGGGGATTGTGTGTTAACGAGCACGTGCCATTCTCAAAGCCTGTCCCCGCCCTCCGCGGCGTGCGTAATGCCGAGCCCGACGCCGCTGCCGCCCGCATGGGCGGCTCTGCCGGGTCCGGGGGTTCTGCCGGGCCCGGGGGTTCTGCCGGGCCCGGCGGGGGGACCGCCGGCTCCGCGGGTGCCGGGTCTGCAACTGCCCCGGCGACCGGCCGCGAGAACCTTCCCGGCATTCTGTTTGGTGTCGGCGCCTACGGCCTGTGGGGCATGATGCCCCTGTACTTCATGGTTCTGGAACCGGCCGGACCGGTGGAGATCGTGGCCAACCGGGTGGTGTGGTCCCTGGCGTTCTGCGCCATTCTCCTGACAGTCATGCGTGCTTGGAAGCCAATGCTCGCTGCCGGCCGCAATCCCCGCACAGTAGGTACCCTGACCGGGGCAGCCGTGCTGATTGCCCTGAACTGGCTCACCTATTCCTGGGCCGTCCTGAACGGGCACGCGGTGGAAGCGGCCCTTGGCTACTTCATCAATCCGCTCGTTTCCGTGCTGCTGGGTGTCCTTGTGCTCAAGGAGAAGCTGCGCCCTCTCCAGTGGGCCGCGATGGGCGTGGGATTCACAGCTGTTCTCGTCCTTGCCCTAGCCTACGGCAACATGCCCTGGATTGCCCTGGCGCTGGCGTTCAGCTTCGGCTTCTACGGACTGGTGAAGAAGGGTATCGGCTCCCGAGTCGACGCCGTGTCCAGCCTGACCATTGAAACCGCT from Arthrobacter zhangbolii includes the following:
- the rarD gene encoding EamA family transporter RarD, with product MGGSAGSGGSAGPGGSAGPGGGTAGSAGAGSATAPATGRENLPGILFGVGAYGLWGMMPLYFMVLEPAGPVEIVANRVVWSLAFCAILLTVMRAWKPMLAAGRNPRTVGTLTGAAVLIALNWLTYSWAVLNGHAVEAALGYFINPLVSVLLGVLVLKEKLRPLQWAAMGVGFTAVLVLALAYGNMPWIALALAFSFGFYGLVKKGIGSRVDAVSSLTIETAVLTPIAAGVMIWLSVTGAATLTSNGPGHFWLLAASGVITAVPLIFFGAAARRLPLSTVGLLQYLAPTLQFIIALAVFKEAMPPERWAGFGLVWLALVLLTVDMIGGPRRNRRLRAAAAAA